From a single Kitasatospora sp. NBC_00458 genomic region:
- a CDS encoding DUF4259 domain-containing protein: MGTWGIGPFENDTAADFAGTLDETPAGGREELVRSALSRVAGTDAEDYLDCDEAVEAVAAAALIAAQCRGGEPVSTSYGPDEALPVFAAELRPLAVDALDRIVSEESELAELWDETDEGPDWRQDIGRLRAVLDPAPAVPDAPLPGL; encoded by the coding sequence ATGGGCACCTGGGGCATCGGTCCCTTCGAGAACGACACCGCCGCGGACTTCGCCGGCACCCTGGACGAAACCCCGGCGGGTGGGCGGGAGGAGCTCGTCCGCAGCGCGCTGTCCCGGGTGGCCGGCACCGACGCCGAGGACTACCTGGACTGCGACGAGGCGGTGGAGGCCGTGGCCGCGGCCGCCCTGATCGCGGCGCAGTGCCGGGGCGGTGAGCCGGTCAGCACGAGCTACGGCCCCGACGAGGCGCTGCCGGTCTTCGCGGCGGAGCTCCGGCCGCTGGCCGTCGACGCCCTGGACCGGATCGTCTCCGAGGAGTCGGAGCTCGCCGAGCTCTGGGACGAGACGGACGAGGGCCCGGACTGGCGGCAGGACATCGGCCGTCTCCGGGCGGTGCTCGATCCCGCGCCGGCCGTGCCGGATGCGCCGCTGCCCGGCCTCTGA
- a CDS encoding MBL fold metallo-hydrolase produces the protein MNDLPDRPARRQLLRGALAAAGAAALLPLTGPPAHAAEPPARAPEPPARDPEPLTGGAGQPAPGGTVVRRLGRYEVLALLDAHGPFPGTRQAAFPDAAPADWERARCIDPAAFGPGDTWELDFRCFAVRRPGGRVTLVDTGVGPVGSPASGWAPVPGRLPRALAAAGIGPADVEAVVLTHLHEDHYGWSVMPDGVPVFPNARYVVQRAEIAALAPTRTAMTYVVEPLRRAGLLHEADGRTVLAGAGPGGGRPGGTVTLLPTPGHTPGHQSVLVEGGGDRVLVTGDVLVHAVQLAAPAVRYAFEADPATARHSRERLLDDARRTGAVLATSHLNRPFVRPWG, from the coding sequence GTGAACGACCTGCCCGACCGCCCCGCCCGCCGACAGCTGCTGCGCGGCGCCCTCGCCGCCGCGGGCGCGGCCGCCCTCCTACCCCTCACCGGTCCGCCCGCGCACGCCGCCGAGCCGCCCGCCCGGGCCCCGGAGCCGCCCGCGCGGGACCCGGAGCCCCTGACCGGGGGCGCCGGGCAGCCCGCCCCGGGCGGGACGGTCGTGCGGCGGCTCGGCCGGTACGAAGTGCTGGCGCTGCTGGACGCGCACGGCCCCTTCCCCGGCACCCGCCAGGCCGCCTTCCCGGACGCCGCACCGGCCGACTGGGAGCGGGCCAGGTGCATCGACCCGGCGGCGTTCGGGCCGGGCGACACCTGGGAGCTGGACTTCCGCTGCTTCGCCGTCCGGCGGCCCGGCGGCCGGGTCACGCTGGTCGACACCGGAGTCGGTCCGGTCGGCAGCCCGGCCTCGGGCTGGGCGCCCGTCCCCGGCCGGCTGCCCCGGGCACTGGCCGCCGCCGGGATCGGGCCGGCGGACGTCGAGGCGGTGGTCCTGACCCACCTGCACGAGGACCACTACGGCTGGTCGGTGATGCCCGACGGCGTGCCGGTCTTCCCGAACGCGCGGTACGTGGTGCAGCGCGCCGAGATCGCCGCGCTCGCCCCGACCCGGACGGCGATGACGTACGTCGTGGAGCCGCTGCGCCGGGCCGGTCTGCTGCACGAGGCGGACGGCCGGACGGTGCTCGCGGGCGCCGGTCCCGGCGGGGGGCGCCCCGGCGGGACCGTCACCCTGCTGCCCACGCCCGGGCACACTCCGGGCCACCAGTCGGTCCTGGTCGAGGGCGGCGGCGATCGGGTGCTGGTCACCGGGGACGTGCTGGTCCACGCCGTCCAGCTGGCGGCCCCGGCGGTGCGCTACGCCTTCGAGGCGGATCCGGCGACGGCCCGGCACAGCCGCGAGCGGCTCCTGGACGACGCCCGCCGCACCGGGGCCGTCCTCGCCACCTCGCACCTGAACCGTCCGTTCGTCCGGCCGTGGGGCTGA
- a CDS encoding Dabb family protein, whose protein sequence is MIVHMLRFAFKETATEEEREHVLAVMRRTASVESVSFSTVGQDLGDPGDGFTHAFCVGIADLPALRRYMHDPVHLAGDPQIMPHLARLAIGPDLSDDMTPTLAREILALHEEKVALHPEWAAELGPLLAA, encoded by the coding sequence GTGATCGTCCACATGCTGCGCTTCGCGTTCAAGGAGACCGCGACGGAGGAGGAACGCGAGCACGTGCTCGCGGTGATGCGGCGCACCGCTTCCGTCGAGTCGGTGTCGTTCTCGACGGTGGGTCAGGACCTCGGTGATCCCGGCGACGGCTTCACCCATGCCTTCTGCGTGGGCATCGCCGACCTGCCGGCCCTGCGGCGCTACATGCACGACCCGGTTCACCTGGCCGGCGACCCGCAGATCATGCCCCACCTGGCCAGGCTCGCCATAGGCCCGGACCTGTCCGACGACATGACGCCGACGCTGGCCCGGGAGATCCTCGCCCTGCACGAGGAGAAGGTCGCGCTCCATCCGGAGTGGGCCGCCGAACTCGGGCCACTGCTGGCGGCCTGA
- a CDS encoding helix-turn-helix domain-containing protein, with protein MPVDRTCLLNGDDLYVADVHCQDPPHGWTELRPATVFGLVMVRRGLFRGRIDGVEQLLDPTSVYVERMHSEQQFAHPCGGDVYTELVLSEPQVAALLGGDPGVPQGLVFTTPPMALAQRLLTARARDGADPFELAERALALAAEVLTALAPARVASGRPVRDADRRRVVDAARVALAADLGLGLEQLGRAVGCSPYHLSRAFRAVTGEGLAQYRNRLRVTLAMERLTEGETRLALLAHELGFTDQAHLTRVVGRAAGLPPGRLRRLLGPVGNAPSVSAG; from the coding sequence ATGCCGGTCGACCGCACCTGCCTGTTGAACGGCGACGACCTGTACGTCGCCGACGTGCACTGCCAGGACCCGCCGCACGGCTGGACGGAGCTGCGGCCGGCCACCGTGTTCGGCCTGGTGATGGTGCGCCGGGGGCTGTTCCGGGGCCGGATCGACGGCGTCGAGCAGCTGCTCGACCCGACCAGCGTCTACGTCGAACGGATGCACAGCGAGCAGCAGTTCGCGCACCCGTGCGGCGGTGACGTCTACACCGAGCTGGTGCTCTCGGAGCCGCAGGTGGCGGCGCTGCTGGGCGGCGACCCGGGCGTCCCGCAGGGCCTGGTGTTCACCACCCCGCCCATGGCGCTGGCGCAGCGGCTGCTGACCGCCCGGGCGCGGGACGGCGCGGACCCCTTCGAACTCGCCGAGCGCGCCCTGGCGCTGGCCGCCGAGGTGCTGACCGCGCTGGCCCCGGCGCGGGTGGCGAGCGGTCGGCCGGTCCGGGACGCGGACCGGCGCCGGGTGGTGGACGCGGCGCGGGTGGCGCTGGCGGCCGACCTCGGTCTCGGCCTGGAACAGCTCGGGCGGGCGGTCGGCTGTTCCCCGTACCACCTCAGCCGGGCCTTCCGGGCCGTCACCGGCGAGGGCCTCGCCCAGTACCGGAACCGGTTGCGGGTCACGCTTGCCATGGAGCGGCTGACCGAGGGCGAGACCCGACTGGCGCTGCTGGCACACGAGTTGGGATTCACCGACCAGGCGCACCTGACCCGGGTGGTCGGGCGCGCCGCCGGCCTGCCGCCGGGGCGGCTCCGGAGGCTGCTGGGGCCGGTCGGCAACGCCCCGTCGGTGTCCGCGGGCTGA
- a CDS encoding GNAT family N-acetyltransferase: MPTMPHPLTSLNDREALAARFRHDPELHLFELGDLDDPFWQHTTWYSLTDGAEGADGAEGADGAEGAEGAPDGPVALLYGVGELPTLLGLARPDRDGRLADLLRAMRPVLPERFLAHLTGSGAEALAPGYRVEHRTAMLRMALTDRDALDGAAGAWRVEPLGASDLADLLALFAAGYPGNWFDERMLTTGPYVGVRDADGRLVAAAGVHVHSPAQRVAVVGNVTTHPEFRGRGLAAACTAHLCEVLSRTTDHIGLNVRADHPTALSLYRRLGFTTVTALDECVIAAV; encoded by the coding sequence ATGCCCACGATGCCGCACCCGCTGACCAGCCTGAACGACCGCGAGGCGCTCGCCGCCCGGTTCCGCCACGACCCGGAGCTGCACCTCTTCGAACTCGGCGACCTCGACGACCCGTTCTGGCAGCACACCACCTGGTACTCCCTCACGGACGGTGCCGAGGGTGCGGACGGTGCCGAGGGTGCGGACGGCGCCGAGGGTGCGGAGGGCGCCCCGGACGGCCCGGTCGCGCTGCTGTACGGGGTCGGGGAGCTGCCGACCCTGCTCGGCCTCGCGCGTCCCGATCGGGACGGGCGGCTCGCCGATCTGCTGCGGGCGATGCGGCCGGTGCTGCCGGAGCGGTTCCTCGCCCACCTCACGGGCAGCGGGGCGGAGGCGCTCGCCCCCGGGTACCGCGTCGAGCACCGGACGGCGATGCTGCGGATGGCGCTCACCGACCGGGACGCCCTCGACGGCGCCGCCGGGGCGTGGCGGGTCGAGCCGCTGGGCGCGTCCGACCTGGCGGACCTGCTCGCCCTGTTCGCCGCCGGGTACCCGGGCAACTGGTTCGACGAGCGGATGCTGACGACCGGCCCGTACGTCGGTGTCCGGGACGCGGACGGTCGGCTGGTCGCGGCCGCGGGCGTGCACGTCCACTCCCCCGCCCAGCGGGTCGCGGTGGTCGGCAACGTCACCACCCACCCGGAGTTCCGCGGCCGGGGGCTGGCCGCCGCCTGCACCGCCCACCTCTGCGAGGTGCTGTCGCGGACCACCGACCACATCGGCCTCAACGTCCGCGCCGACCACCCGACGGCCCTCTCCCTCTACCGCCGCCTCGGTTTCACCACGGTCACCGCCCTCGACGAGTGCGTCATCGCGGCCGTCTGA
- a CDS encoding TetR/AcrR family transcriptional regulator has product MGSEVSTGAVRKTRGRTERRQAILDGAFTVFARRGYAQACVQEIAKESGVAKPTVYSHLDDKESLYREAVGAAADRIGTQDLAVVEELREAARDGDPRAPLTAVARGLLRSFGSEDARAVRQLTSAQAVQFPDLATSVRERTALRLRSALADRLARLALTGRLRPCDPELAAEHFLSLLTGPLAYRPDADPDTVADSAVDVFLRAYGQ; this is encoded by the coding sequence ATGGGTTCAGAAGTGTCAACCGGGGCCGTGCGCAAGACCCGTGGGCGAACGGAGCGGCGTCAGGCGATCCTGGACGGCGCGTTCACGGTGTTCGCACGGCGCGGCTACGCGCAGGCGTGCGTGCAGGAGATCGCGAAGGAGTCGGGTGTGGCCAAGCCGACCGTCTACAGTCACCTCGACGACAAGGAGAGCCTCTACCGCGAGGCCGTCGGGGCCGCCGCCGACCGGATCGGCACGCAGGATCTCGCCGTCGTCGAGGAGCTGCGTGAGGCCGCCCGGGACGGCGATCCGCGCGCCCCGCTCACGGCCGTGGCCCGCGGCCTGCTGCGGTCGTTCGGCAGCGAGGACGCCCGCGCCGTACGGCAGTTGACCTCCGCCCAGGCCGTACAGTTCCCCGACCTGGCGACGAGCGTGCGCGAGCGCACCGCCCTGCGCTTGCGCTCCGCCCTCGCCGACCGCCTGGCCCGGCTGGCTCTCACCGGCCGCCTGCGCCCGTGCGACCCGGAGCTCGCCGCCGAGCACTTCCTCTCCCTGCTCACCGGCCCACTCGCGTACCGCCCCGACGCCGACCCCGACACCGTCGCGGACTCCGCCGTCGACGTCTTCCTGCGCGCCTACGGTCAGTGA
- a CDS encoding SgcJ/EcaC family oxidoreductase encodes MNAQIDTGTGTDARVGGADAADRAAVRALLERAREAWDRGDGTAYGELFTADATDVTYVGTVYRGGPEIGRAHQALFESFLKGTRLALEVAELRFHGPDTAVAVTVGDTYKGRRPGRLGKVATYTLVRERAGGEEADGEAVWRIAAVQKTGHRRLMEAVSFAARPATRPAGRPARHACGGLEVGL; translated from the coding sequence ATGAACGCCCAGATCGACACCGGCACCGGCACCGACGCCCGGGTCGGCGGCGCCGACGCGGCCGACCGTGCCGCCGTCCGCGCCCTGCTGGAGCGCGCCCGCGAGGCGTGGGACCGCGGCGACGGGACCGCCTACGGGGAGCTGTTCACCGCCGACGCGACCGACGTCACCTACGTCGGCACCGTCTACCGCGGCGGCCCCGAGATCGGGCGCGCCCACCAGGCGCTCTTCGAGAGCTTCCTCAAGGGCACCCGGCTGGCGCTGGAGGTCGCCGAGCTCCGCTTCCACGGGCCCGACACCGCCGTGGCGGTCACCGTCGGGGACACCTACAAGGGCCGCCGCCCGGGCAGGCTCGGCAAGGTCGCCACCTACACCCTGGTCCGCGAGCGGGCGGGCGGGGAGGAGGCGGACGGCGAAGCGGTCTGGCGGATCGCCGCCGTCCAGAAGACCGGGCACCGGAGGCTGATGGAGGCGGTCTCCTTCGCCGCCCGGCCGGCCACCCGCCCGGCCGGTCGACCCGCCCGCCACGCCTGCGGCGGCCTGGAGGTGGGGCTCTGA